A stretch of DNA from Halorubrum sp. BOL3-1:
CCGAGGAGGTCCAGTCGCAGGGCGGGTTCATGACCGTCGACGACCTCGCGGAGTTCGAGGTCGAGTGGCCCGACCCGGTGTCGACCACCTACAACGGCGCCGAGGTGTACGAACTGCCGCCGAACAACCAGGGGCTGATCGCCTTGGAGGCGCTCAACGTCGCCGCCGAACTCGGCGCGGGCGAGCACGAGTACGACTCGCCGGAGCGCGTCCACTGCTTCGCGGAGGCGACCAAGCGGGCCTTCCACGACGGCCACCGCTACATCACCGACCCCGACTACGAGGGGATTCCGCCGCTGGGGTCGAGCGAGTGGGCGGCCGAGCGCGCGGTCGGCGTGGGCGAGACCGCCTCGCACGACGTCTCCTTCGGCGTGCCGAACGCGAACGCCGAGGACGCCGACACCGCACTCCTCACCGTGGCCGACGACGCGGGCAACGTCGTCTCGTACATCAACTCGCGGTTCGCCGGCTTCGGCTCCGGACTCGTCGCCGGCGACACGGGGATCGCCCTCCAGAACCGCGGGGCGTCGTTCTCGCTCGACGCCGAGCATCCGAACGCGCTCGAACCCGGTAAGCGGCCCTTCCACACCCTCATCCCGGGCGTCGTCCGATTCGACGAGGACGACTGGGCCGCGTTCGGCGTGATGGGCGGCTACATGCAGCCGCAGGGCCACGTCCAGGTGATCTCGAATCTCGTCGACTACGACATGCCCCTCCAGCGCGCGCTTGACGAGCCGCGGTGGCGGTACCGCGAGAGCGGCGATCTCGCGGTCGAACCGCACTTTGACGACGACGTCGCGGCCAAGCTGGTCCGGAAAGACCACGACGTGCGGACGCTCTCGCCGGTCATGTTCGGCGGCGCACAGATCACCCGGAACCGGGAGGGCGTCCTCTCGGCCGCCACCGAACCCCGGAAGGACGGAAACGCGCAGGGGTACTGAGGTGTCGGCGACCGCGTCCGCGATGCCGACGCCGTTCATATCATTTCAAATGAATAAACCCGTTTCGCGCTCGGCCGTCACTCAGTGAAACGGCTATAGAGCGCACCAAACGAGCGGAAACCCCGTCTGGACCGTTCGAGTTCCGACGGTGTCGTATTTGTGGTCGTGGATACACTTATAACGATTCGTATGGTATAGGGTCACAGGATGACGCGAAGAATCCAGCGACGCGACGTACTCAGGGGCGCCGGAGCTGTCGGGATCGCGGCCGTCGCCGGCTGCTCGACCGAGAGCGGCGACGGTGGCGACGGCAGTGACGGCGGAGACGGTTCCGACGGCGGGGACGGTTCCGACGGCAGTGACGGCGAGGACGGGGACGGTTCCGACGGCAGCGACGGGGGATCGGTCCCGGACGCCGTGATGGTCGTCGGGTTCCCGCAGTCCGGTATCCAGCTGTTCCGCGACTTCTACTCGGAGTTCGCAGACAGCGCGCCGGACCTCGACATCATCGTTCCCGACGGGCTGATCGACGGCGACCTCCCGGGTGAGGTCGACAACGACATGAACAACGTCATCGGCACGGCGCCGTCGGCCGGCGGTCCGGGTGCCGACTTCTTCGCCGAGTCGTACCAGGAAGAGTACGACGAAGAGCCGGGCGTGTTCACCTCGCAGGCGTACGACTCCATGGCGGTCGAGATCCTCGCGGCCACGGCGGCGGGGGAGAACAATGGGGAAGCGATCCGCGACCGCGTCCGAACGGTCGCCAACCCCGGGGGTGAGGAGTTCGGTCCCACGGACCTCACGGAAGCGGTCGAGACGGTCGCCGCCGGTGACCCCGTCCACTACGTGGGCGCGTCCTCCAGTGTCAACTTCGACGTCAACGGCGACATGGCCACCGCCGCGTACGACATCGTCGACTTCCAAGACGGCGAACTCGTCACCCTCGACACCGTCGAGTTCGGGAACGAGCTCTCCGACGAGGACCTGAACGCGACGGCCGAAGACCCCGTCGGCGTCGACTCGTTCACCGCTCGTGTCGGCGTACTGA
This window harbors:
- a CDS encoding ABC transporter substrate-binding protein, yielding MTRRIQRRDVLRGAGAVGIAAVAGCSTESGDGGDGSDGGDGSDGGDGSDGSDGEDGDGSDGSDGGSVPDAVMVVGFPQSGIQLFRDFYSEFADSAPDLDIIVPDGLIDGDLPGEVDNDMNNVIGTAPSAGGPGADFFAESYQEEYDEEPGVFTSQAYDSMAVEILAATAAGENNGEAIRDRVRTVANPGGEEFGPTDLTEAVETVAAGDPVHYVGASSSVNFDVNGDMATAAYDIVDFQDGELVTLDTVEFGNELSDEDLNATAEDPVGVDSFTARVGVLMPETGDLGPLGGPIRDGALLAATQVNDAGINVEVDTRVEDTQTDPQAGISGANALVNAGYGAVVGPASSNVNLQVSDQVFIPNGVVGISPSSTDPNVTDLDDNGYIFRTAPSDLLQGPAMADLAVSDTVGAETSGTLYLNDAYGQSLEGSYVNAFEKRDGTIDQRASFEPNQATYTSQWSSVLNQ
- a CDS encoding gamma-glutamyltransferase family protein, which encodes MEPDLDRFTSRRSTVYGQRGVVATSQPLASQAGIEVLREGGNAFDAAVATAAALNVVEPTSTGLGGDVFALYRTADGEVGAMRSCGGAPADATIENVRAALAADDDADSYYPDDGGYAVDDAGEAGMPFYGPHAVTVPGTARGWEATVEELGRLSLADALSPAIRYATEGYPVSEVIASYWASADALFTDDHAREAYLFDDEPPSVGQTVTMPRLGESMRTIAEEGADVVYEGEIAEAIAEEVQSQGGFMTVDDLAEFEVEWPDPVSTTYNGAEVYELPPNNQGLIALEALNVAAELGAGEHEYDSPERVHCFAEATKRAFHDGHRYITDPDYEGIPPLGSSEWAAERAVGVGETASHDVSFGVPNANAEDADTALLTVADDAGNVVSYINSRFAGFGSGLVAGDTGIALQNRGASFSLDAEHPNALEPGKRPFHTLIPGVVRFDEDDWAAFGVMGGYMQPQGHVQVISNLVDYDMPLQRALDEPRWRYRESGDLAVEPHFDDDVAAKLVRKDHDVRTLSPVMFGGAQITRNREGVLSAATEPRKDGNAQGY